The Rhopalosiphum padi isolate XX-2018 unplaced genomic scaffold, ASM2088224v1 scaffold1, whole genome shotgun sequence genome has a window encoding:
- the LOC132931356 gene encoding uncharacterized protein LOC132931356: MRSTRKWESDKTGKGFVNFLINSLPFEAHVPKYQYCGPGTKLKKRLDRGDKGINPLDTACRDHDIVYETSKNLEDRHNADKVLELRAWERFKAKDTPRKEKIVAYAVANTMKAKRKIGMGCKGKRGRVNKIKNGTRAAIKKKKVKKNYRGKRMILAPGQTGGAIPLIPIFAGLSALGSLMSGSASVYNAIQNSKRKKGNGLKNKGSRKKN, from the coding sequence ATGCGTTCAACACGTAAGTGGGAATCAGATAAGACTGGCAAAGGTTTCGTAAATTTCCTTATAAATAGTCTCCCGTTTGAAGCCCATGTTCCAAAATATCAGTATTGTGGACCTGgtacgaaattaaaaaagagGTTAGATCGTGGCGATAAAGGAATAAACCCATTGGATACTGCATGTCGTGATCACGATATTGTGTATGAAACTAGCAAAAATTTAGAAGATAGACATAACGCTGATAAGGTGTTAGAACTCCGTGCTTGGGAAAGATTTAAAGCAAAAGATACACCTAGAAAAGAGAAAATTGTAGCGTACGCAGTAGCTAACACAATGAAAGCTAAAAGAAAAATAGGTATGGGCTGTAAAGGTAAACGGGGacgtgttaataaaataaaaaatgggacACGAgctgcgataaaaaaaaaaaaggttaagaaaaattatagagGTAAAAGAATGATTCTAGCACCGGGTCAGACAGGTGGTGCAATTCCCTTAATACCTATTTTCGCAGGATTATCAGCACTTGGTAGTTTAATGTCTGGAAGTGCTAGTGTATATAATGCAATCCaaaattcaaaaagaaaaaaaggtaacggattaaaaaa